Proteins encoded in a region of the Balaenoptera ricei isolate mBalRic1 chromosome 19, mBalRic1.hap2, whole genome shotgun sequence genome:
- the ZNF432 gene encoding zinc finger protein 432 isoform X1: MIQAQETLSFKDVAVDFTWEEWQLLAPPQKDLYRDVMLENYSNLLSVGYRVSKPDALSKLERGEEPWTIEDEIHSQTCPETGKVGNHLQGDWENQRMLKGREQYQEHNAFGNPVPQSKSHFSFRQNNDMFEFYIKTLKSHLSLVSQGQSYEIKNSTKCNGDGKSFLHGKHEEFNSPVQCPVSAKPISSKSQIIKHQGTHNVEKAHICGECGKAFVKKSQLTDHQRVHTGEKPYGCSMCAKVFSRKSRLNEHQRIHKREKSFICGDCAKVFTMKSRLIEHQRTHTGEKPYICSDCGKGFPGKRNLIVHQRNHTGEKCYVCSECGKGFTGKSILTIHQRTHTGEKPYICSECGKGFTTKHYVIIHQRNHTGEKPYICNECGKGFTMKSRLIEHQRTHTGEKPYVCNECGKGFPRKSNLIVHQRNHTVEKSYVCDECGKGFTVKSMLIIHQRTHTGEKPYVCSECGKGFPLKSRLVVHQRTHTGEKPYRCSECGKGFIVNSGLMLHQRTHTGEKPYICNKCGKGFAFKSNLVVHQRTHTGEKPFTCNECGKGFTMKRYLIVHQQIHMGERSYICSECGKGFVMETELILHQQIHTGEKPYACNECGRGFTVKSRLVVHQRTHTGEKPFVCSECGKGFSSKRNLIVHQRTHNGNKP, translated from the exons atgatCCAGGCCCAG GAAACCCTGTCATTCAAGGATGTGGCCGTGGACTTCACGTGGGAGGAGTGGCAGCTCCTGGCCCCTCCTCAGAAGGACCTGTACCGGGACGTGATGCTGGAGAACTATAGCAACCTGCTGTCCGTGG GGTATCGGGTCAGCAAACCAGATGCACTGTCCAAGTTGGAACGAGGGGAAGAACCGTGGACAATAGAAGATGAAATCCACAGTCAAACCTGTCCAG aaactgGCAAAGTTGGTAATCATCTGCAGGGTGACTGGGAAAATCAAAGAATGCTGAAAGGTAGAGAACAATACCAGGAACATAATGCATTTGGAAATCCTGTTCCTCAAAGCAAAAGTCATTTCTCTTTCAGGCAAAATAATGATATGTTTGAGTTCTATATAAAAACTTTGAAATCACATTTAAGTTTAGTCAGCCAGGGCCAAAGCTATGAAATTAAGAACTCTACTAAATGTAACGGAGATGGGAAATCATTTCTGCATGGTAAGCATGAAGAATTTAATTCTCCAGTTCAATGCCCTGTAAGTGCAAAACCCATCAGTAGTAAGTCCCAAATCATTAAGCACCAAGGAACTCACAatgtagagaaagcccacatatgcggtgaatgtgggaaagcctttgtTAAGAAGTCTCAGCTCACTGACCATCAGAGAGttcatacaggagagaaaccttatgGATGCAGTATGTGTGCAAAAGTATTCTCCCGAAAGTCCAGGCTCAAtgaacatcagagaattcacaagagagagaaatcctttaTATGTGGTGATTGTGCAAAAGTCTTCACCATGAAGAGCCGTCTGATTGAACACCAGCgaactcacactggagagaaaccttacatATGCAGTGACTGTGGAAAAGGCTTCCCAGGGAAGcgtaatctcattgtacatcagCGAAACCATACTGGAGAGAAATGCTACGTATGTAGTGAATGCGGAAAAGGCTTCACTGGGAAGAGCATACTTACTATACACCAGCGAActcatacaggagagaaaccctacatctgcagtgaatgtgggaaaggcTTTACCACAAAGCACTATGTCATCATACACCAACGAAAccatacaggagagaaaccctacatatgcaatgaatgtgggaaagGTTTCACCATGAAGAGTCGTCTGATTGAACATCAGCGAACTCATACAGGAGAGAAGCCATATGTGTGCAATGAATGTGGAAAAGGGTTTCCCAGGAAGAGTAATCTGATTGTACATCAGAGAAATCATACAGTAGAGAAATCCTACGTATGTGATGAATGTGGAAAAGGCTTCACTGTGAAGAGCATGCTCATCATACATCAACgaactcacactggagagaaaccctacgtctgcagtgaatgtgggaaaggcTTCCCGTTGAAGAGTCGGCTGGTTGTGCATCAGCGAACGCATACGGGTGAGAAACCTTATAGATGCAGCGAATGTGGGAAAGGCTTCATCGTGAATAGTGGACTGATGTTACATCAGCgaactcacactggagagaagccctataTATGCAATAAATGTGGAAAAGGTTTTGCCTTTAAGAGCAATCTTGTGGTACATCAGCGAAcgcatactggagagaaaccctttaCGTGCAATGAGTGCGGAAAAGGCTTCACAATGAAACGCTATCTCATCGTACACCAGCAAATTCATATGGGAGAGAGGTCCTATATATGCAGCGAATGTGGAAAAGGTTTTGTCATGGAAACAGAGCTCATTTTACATCAGcaaattcatactggagagaaaccttatgccTGCAATGAATGTGGCAGAGGCTTCACTGTGAAAAGCCGTCTAGTTGTTCATCAGCGAActcatacaggagagaaaccttttgtatgcagtgaatgtggaaaaGGCTTCTCCTCAAAGAggaatctcattgtacatcagaGAACTCATAATGGAAACAAACCTTAA
- the ZNF432 gene encoding zinc finger protein 432 isoform X2, which produces MLENYSNLLSVGYRVSKPDALSKLERGEEPWTIEDEIHSQTCPETGKVGNHLQGDWENQRMLKGREQYQEHNAFGNPVPQSKSHFSFRQNNDMFEFYIKTLKSHLSLVSQGQSYEIKNSTKCNGDGKSFLHGKHEEFNSPVQCPVSAKPISSKSQIIKHQGTHNVEKAHICGECGKAFVKKSQLTDHQRVHTGEKPYGCSMCAKVFSRKSRLNEHQRIHKREKSFICGDCAKVFTMKSRLIEHQRTHTGEKPYICSDCGKGFPGKRNLIVHQRNHTGEKCYVCSECGKGFTGKSILTIHQRTHTGEKPYICSECGKGFTTKHYVIIHQRNHTGEKPYICNECGKGFTMKSRLIEHQRTHTGEKPYVCNECGKGFPRKSNLIVHQRNHTVEKSYVCDECGKGFTVKSMLIIHQRTHTGEKPYVCSECGKGFPLKSRLVVHQRTHTGEKPYRCSECGKGFIVNSGLMLHQRTHTGEKPYICNKCGKGFAFKSNLVVHQRTHTGEKPFTCNECGKGFTMKRYLIVHQQIHMGERSYICSECGKGFVMETELILHQQIHTGEKPYACNECGRGFTVKSRLVVHQRTHTGEKPFVCSECGKGFSSKRNLIVHQRTHNGNKP; this is translated from the exons ATGCTGGAGAACTATAGCAACCTGCTGTCCGTGG GGTATCGGGTCAGCAAACCAGATGCACTGTCCAAGTTGGAACGAGGGGAAGAACCGTGGACAATAGAAGATGAAATCCACAGTCAAACCTGTCCAG aaactgGCAAAGTTGGTAATCATCTGCAGGGTGACTGGGAAAATCAAAGAATGCTGAAAGGTAGAGAACAATACCAGGAACATAATGCATTTGGAAATCCTGTTCCTCAAAGCAAAAGTCATTTCTCTTTCAGGCAAAATAATGATATGTTTGAGTTCTATATAAAAACTTTGAAATCACATTTAAGTTTAGTCAGCCAGGGCCAAAGCTATGAAATTAAGAACTCTACTAAATGTAACGGAGATGGGAAATCATTTCTGCATGGTAAGCATGAAGAATTTAATTCTCCAGTTCAATGCCCTGTAAGTGCAAAACCCATCAGTAGTAAGTCCCAAATCATTAAGCACCAAGGAACTCACAatgtagagaaagcccacatatgcggtgaatgtgggaaagcctttgtTAAGAAGTCTCAGCTCACTGACCATCAGAGAGttcatacaggagagaaaccttatgGATGCAGTATGTGTGCAAAAGTATTCTCCCGAAAGTCCAGGCTCAAtgaacatcagagaattcacaagagagagaaatcctttaTATGTGGTGATTGTGCAAAAGTCTTCACCATGAAGAGCCGTCTGATTGAACACCAGCgaactcacactggagagaaaccttacatATGCAGTGACTGTGGAAAAGGCTTCCCAGGGAAGcgtaatctcattgtacatcagCGAAACCATACTGGAGAGAAATGCTACGTATGTAGTGAATGCGGAAAAGGCTTCACTGGGAAGAGCATACTTACTATACACCAGCGAActcatacaggagagaaaccctacatctgcagtgaatgtgggaaaggcTTTACCACAAAGCACTATGTCATCATACACCAACGAAAccatacaggagagaaaccctacatatgcaatgaatgtgggaaagGTTTCACCATGAAGAGTCGTCTGATTGAACATCAGCGAACTCATACAGGAGAGAAGCCATATGTGTGCAATGAATGTGGAAAAGGGTTTCCCAGGAAGAGTAATCTGATTGTACATCAGAGAAATCATACAGTAGAGAAATCCTACGTATGTGATGAATGTGGAAAAGGCTTCACTGTGAAGAGCATGCTCATCATACATCAACgaactcacactggagagaaaccctacgtctgcagtgaatgtgggaaaggcTTCCCGTTGAAGAGTCGGCTGGTTGTGCATCAGCGAACGCATACGGGTGAGAAACCTTATAGATGCAGCGAATGTGGGAAAGGCTTCATCGTGAATAGTGGACTGATGTTACATCAGCgaactcacactggagagaagccctataTATGCAATAAATGTGGAAAAGGTTTTGCCTTTAAGAGCAATCTTGTGGTACATCAGCGAAcgcatactggagagaaaccctttaCGTGCAATGAGTGCGGAAAAGGCTTCACAATGAAACGCTATCTCATCGTACACCAGCAAATTCATATGGGAGAGAGGTCCTATATATGCAGCGAATGTGGAAAAGGTTTTGTCATGGAAACAGAGCTCATTTTACATCAGcaaattcatactggagagaaaccttatgccTGCAATGAATGTGGCAGAGGCTTCACTGTGAAAAGCCGTCTAGTTGTTCATCAGCGAActcatacaggagagaaaccttttgtatgcagtgaatgtggaaaaGGCTTCTCCTCAAAGAggaatctcattgtacatcagaGAACTCATAATGGAAACAAACCTTAA